Proteins encoded within one genomic window of Anopheles gambiae chromosome 3, idAnoGambNW_F1_1, whole genome shotgun sequence:
- the LOC133393558 gene encoding zinc finger protein 572-like encodes MERADSDHVVSSSSSGVTVLQYLLQNESTVPVVGGESRPTGNASSTSIGSAPSVQIHPCTHLGCKKLYLNAEHLKAHERYHNGDALCIGKQAAKEDNIVQEESKQEQHEQSDLLFLLQNGHIELLPDAHDNSDEIVEEELIEESSDDQDELRMREKSLVLQGANQIEKHFVVHEQLHSNETEFEDSIIEYDGGSDSEELHVVDANAQQDVVDDTDDDEYDDDDDGEDSFFGAPKQLTYSSKERKYACEWPHCDKTYIKVSHLRVHQRSHTGELPFACSWTGCRQRFARAETLNRHLVTHTSDRNHNCRWCEKRFHRRDHLLAHVRRHNLPNSEFQQLFPGVKVTRAVLKEEAPKPSTNPPIEEIPPTDTIAAATANSIVLDPRDPARTFHCSYEGCTKSYTRQSHLKAHELLHTGTLPFRCPWENCGAAFARSYELSRHRRKHSGERKFVCHICQQAFIRSDHLSCHVKRHTFRAVRVKRCRGDVRVKLKVK; translated from the coding sequence ATGGAACGTGCTGATTCCGACCATGTTGTGTCGTCGTCTAGCTCCGGCGTTACCGTTTTACAGTATCTTTTGCAGAATGAGTCCACCGTACCTGTGGTTGGTGGAGAGAGCCGTCCCACTGGTAATGCAAGCTCCACATCAATTGGATCTGCCCCGTCGGTACAAATTCATCCCTGCACACATTTAGGCTGTAAGAAACTGTATTTAAACGCGGAACACCTGAAGGCGCATGAAAGGTACCACAATGGGGATGCCCTGTGCATTGGAAAACAAGCGGCGAAGGAGGACAACATAGTACAGGAAGAGTCAAAGCAGGAACAACATGAGCAAAGTGATTTGCTATTTCTGCTACAAAACGGTCATATAGAATTGCTGCCCGACGCGCACGACAATTCGGATGAAATCGTAGAGGAAGAGCTTATCGAAGAGTCCTCGGATGATCAAGACGAACTACGAATGCGAGAAAAAAGCCTCGTTTTACAAGGTGCGAATCAAATTGAAAAGCATTTTGTGGTGCATGAGCAGCTTCATTCGAACGAGACCGAATTCGAGGATTCGATCATAGAGTACGATGGGGGATCCGATTCGGAAGAGCTTCATGTCGTCGATGCGAACGCACAGCAAGATGTTGTTGATGACACGGATGACGACgagtatgatgatgatgatgatggtgaggaCAGCTTTTTTGGGGCACCGAAACAGCTCACCTACTCCAGCAAGGAACGCAAATACGCCTGCGAATGGCCCCATTGTGATAAAACGTACATTAAGGTTTCTCACCTTCGGGTGCACCAACGGTCTCACACCGGCGAGCTACCCTTCGCATGCAGCTGGACCGGTTGCAGGCAACGGTTTGCGCGGGCCGAAACGCTGAACCGTCATCTGGTGACACACACGAGCGATCGCAATCACAACTGCCGATGGTGCGAGAAGCGCTTTCACCGGCGGGATCATCTGCTCGCACACGTGCGTCGACACAATCTACCGAACAGTGAATTTCAGCAGCTTTTTCCCGGAGTTAAGGTGACCAGAGCAGTTCTAAAAGAGGAAGCACCAAAGCCATCTACTAACCCACCGATAGAGGAGATCCCACCAACCGACACgattgctgctgccactgctaaCTCGATCGTTCTGGACCCCCGGGATCCAGCCAGAACGTTCCACTGCTCGTACGAAGGCTGCACCAAAAGCTACACCCGCCAAAGCCATCTTAAAGCACACGAACTGCTCCACACCGGTACGCTGCCATTTCGCTGCCCGTGGGAAAACTGTGGGGCGGCTTTTGCCCGCTCGTACGAGCTGTCCCGCCACCGTCGGAAGCACTCGGGCGAGCGGAAGTTTGTGTGCCACATCTGCCAGCAAGCGTTCATACGCAGCGATCATCTTTCGTGCCACGTTAAGCGGCACACGTTTCGGGCGGTGCGTGTTAAACGCTGTCGGGGAGATGTGAGGGTAAAGCTGAAGGTTAAGTAG
- the LOC1278244 gene encoding PH domain leucine-rich repeat-containing protein phosphatase 1, producing MASLRLYILLFLNICFYTSGAEAKAPSRPVQPYHYDYSRIQETDQAWKCWKEGYRPPPATSNKIHEQGNGTVAEIERILRFDQSNTVLFLFSSNSDNQNLHTTFTVERNKLVRLSLDNAGLERLELALLGRENDCRLADLSVPRNRLRDLPTGVERLTALRKLDYSYNLLEEFKLDRLSNAAGLKQLLLSHNRLERFVATEQVNLAALHKLDLSNNRLRALDASYWTMPQLETFHVDNNRHLTMIDGWTRAKFPLVKGFDPTGTNNWNQTWLKSVQ from the exons ATGGCCTCCCTGCGGCT TTACATTTTGCTGTTTCTCAACATTTGCTTTTACACCTCCGGAGCGGAAGCTAAAGCACCTTCCCGTCCGGTTCAGCCGTACCACTACGATTACAGCCGCATCCAGGAAACGGACCAGGCGTGGAAATGCTGGAAGGAAGGCTACAGACCACCACCGGCCACTTCCAACAAAATCCACGAGCAAGGCAACGGTACGGTGGCGGAAATCGAACGTATCCTGCGCTTCGATCAATCCAACACGGTCCTCTTCCTGTTCAGCAGCAACTCGGACAATCAGAATCTTCACACGACGTTCACAGTTGAGCGTAACAAGCTCGTCCGCCTATCGCTGGATAATGCGGGATTGGAGCGATTGGAGCTGGCGCTCCTCGGTCGTGAGAATGACTGCCGACTAGCGGACCTGTCCGTGCCTCGCAATCGGTTGCGCGATCTTCCCACCGGCGTGGAGCGACTCACTGCGCTTCGAAAGCTCGACTACAGCTACAACCTGCTGGAGGAGTTCAAGCTGGATCGTTTGTCGAATGCGGCAGGTCTCAAGCAACTGCTGCTGAGCCACAACCGATTGGAGCGCTTCGTCGCGACGGAGCAGGTGAATTTGGCAGCGCTGCACAAGCTAGACCTGTCGAACAATAGGCTGCGGGCGCTGGATGCGTCGTACTGGACGATGCCCCAGCTGGAAACGTTCCACGTCGATAATAATCGGCACCTGACGATGATTGACGGCTGGACGCGGGCAAAGTTTCCACTGGTGAAGGGTTTCGATCCGACCGGTACGAACAATTGGAACCAAACGTGGCTCAAGTCTGTGCAGTAA
- the LOC133393901 gene encoding uncharacterized protein LOC133393901 isoform X1, with amino-acid sequence MLEETHYNTANNFVDFYRAYRGAHRHGRGELRTHFQHYTIPINRRHHMCVSLAMEIVSRIAEHHPDIARLFYLVSCEEALDETDSYIQHCEENGIEYAGSTLEKEHAMVAMKIVVGGREGVLILDPGYHVARAVTVMKDQKYPHTGWFTQSDEPHCKREYSYALHDLSSDYITWTERMTRGAKQQYEESLVYVARPYRTAIDVTVRRNLVYNFRSLLSRDAKGRVCAGLYFPVVPNPHDAQVTLFYDNANGTQVKQKCKFAQFKDPETVSRLGVICSLCSNLIKCHTQIPDPVLAHLENLAPQLRMKLGDLIDLMVDLAESVHDVEFVQQVLEINNNINELSADN; translated from the exons ATGCTGGAGGAGACGCACTACAACACGGCGAACAACTTTGTGGATTTTTACCGGGCCTACCGGGGAGCTCACCGTCACGGCCGCGGTGAGCTGCGGACACATTTCCAGCACTACACCATCCCGATCAACCGTCGGCACCATATGTGTGTTAGTTTGGCAATGGAAATTGTGTCTAG aatcgctgaacatcaTCCGGACATTGCACGTCTGTTCTATCTGGTATCGTGCGAAGAAGCGCTAGACGAGACGGACTCGTACATCCAGCACTGCGAGGAGAACGGCATCGAGTACGCCGGGTCGACGCTGGAGAAGGAGCACGCGATGGTAGCGATGAAGATAGTGGTCGGGGGCCGCGAAGGTGTGCTGATCCTCGACCCGGGCTACCACGTGGCGCGCGCCGTCACCGTCATGAAGGACCAGAAGTACCCGCACACCGGCTGGTTCACGCAGTCGGACGAGCCGCACTGCAAGCGCGAGTACAGCTACGCCCTGCACGACCTCAGCAGCGACTACATCACCTGGACGGAGCGGATGACGCGCGGCGCCAAGCAGCAGTACGAGGAGTCGCTGGTGTACGTAGCGCGCCCGTACCGCACCGCCATCGATGTGACCGTGCGCCGCAACCTGGTGTACAACTTCCGCTCGCTGCTGTCCCGCGACGCGAAGGGACGGGTGTGCGCCGGGCTGTACTTCCCGGTCGTGCCGAACCCGCACGATGCACAGGTGACGCTGTTCTACGACAACGCGAACGGCACGCAGGTGAAGCAGAAGTGCAAGTTTGCACAGTTCAAAGATCCGGAAACGGTAAGTCGCTTGGGTGTTATTTGTTCATTATGTTCAAATCTAATCAAATGCCACACACAGATTCCTGACCCGGTATTGGCCCATCTGGAAAATTTGGCCCCCCAGCTGCGCATGAAGCTCGGCGACCTGATCGACCTGATGGTGGATCTGGCCGAGTCCGTGCACGACGTCGAGTTCGTGCAGCAGGTGCTCGAGattaacaacaacatcaacgagCTGTCGGCAGATAATTAA
- the LOC133393901 gene encoding uncharacterized protein LOC133393901 isoform X2, with product MLEETHYNTANNFVDFYRAYRGAHRHGRGELRTHFQHYTIPINRRHHMCVSLAMEIVSRIAEHHPDIARLFYLVSCEEALDETDSYIQHCEENGIEYAGSTLEKEHAMVAMKIVVGGREGVLILDPGYHVARAVTVMKDQKYPHTGWFTQSDEPHCKREYSYALHDLSSDYITWTERMTRGAKQQYEESLVYVARPYRTAIDVTVRRNLVYNFRSLLSRDAKGRVCAGLYFPVVPNPHDAQVTLFYDNANGTQVKQKCKFAQFKDPETIPDPVLAHLENLAPQLRMKLGDLIDLMVDLAESVHDVEFVQQVLEINNNINELSADN from the exons ATGCTGGAGGAGACGCACTACAACACGGCGAACAACTTTGTGGATTTTTACCGGGCCTACCGGGGAGCTCACCGTCACGGCCGCGGTGAGCTGCGGACACATTTCCAGCACTACACCATCCCGATCAACCGTCGGCACCATATGTGTGTTAGTTTGGCAATGGAAATTGTGTCTAG aatcgctgaacatcaTCCGGACATTGCACGTCTGTTCTATCTGGTATCGTGCGAAGAAGCGCTAGACGAGACGGACTCGTACATCCAGCACTGCGAGGAGAACGGCATCGAGTACGCCGGGTCGACGCTGGAGAAGGAGCACGCGATGGTAGCGATGAAGATAGTGGTCGGGGGCCGCGAAGGTGTGCTGATCCTCGACCCGGGCTACCACGTGGCGCGCGCCGTCACCGTCATGAAGGACCAGAAGTACCCGCACACCGGCTGGTTCACGCAGTCGGACGAGCCGCACTGCAAGCGCGAGTACAGCTACGCCCTGCACGACCTCAGCAGCGACTACATCACCTGGACGGAGCGGATGACGCGCGGCGCCAAGCAGCAGTACGAGGAGTCGCTGGTGTACGTAGCGCGCCCGTACCGCACCGCCATCGATGTGACCGTGCGCCGCAACCTGGTGTACAACTTCCGCTCGCTGCTGTCCCGCGACGCGAAGGGACGGGTGTGCGCCGGGCTGTACTTCCCGGTCGTGCCGAACCCGCACGATGCACAGGTGACGCTGTTCTACGACAACGCGAACGGCACGCAGGTGAAGCAGAAGTGCAAGTTTGCACAGTTCAAAGATCCGGAAACG ATTCCTGACCCGGTATTGGCCCATCTGGAAAATTTGGCCCCCCAGCTGCGCATGAAGCTCGGCGACCTGATCGACCTGATGGTGGATCTGGCCGAGTCCGTGCACGACGTCGAGTTCGTGCAGCAGGTGCTCGAGattaacaacaacatcaacgagCTGTCGGCAGATAATTAA
- the LOC1278377 gene encoding protein transport protein Sec61 subunit beta, whose translation MPAPASSTSVGSGSRSPSKPTSAPRAAAGGSSTLKQRKTTTTATAARNRNTGTGSGGMWRFYTDDSPGIKVGPVPVLVMSLLFIASVFMLHIWGKYTRA comes from the exons ATG CCTGCTCCAGCGAGTTCCACTTCCGTCGGCAGCGGTAGCCGATCACCGTCGAAGCCGACGTCTGCCCCGCGGGCAGCGGCCGGAGGTTCCAGCACGTTGAAGCAACGCAAAACCACCACGACCGCCACTGCCGCGCGGAATCGTAACACGGGCACCGGATCCGGTGGCATGTGGCGCTTCTACACCGATGACTCCCCCGGCATCAAGGT TGGCCCAGTCCCAGTGCTCGTCATGTCGCTGCTCTTCATCGCCTCCGTCTTCATGCTGCACATCTGGGGCAAATACACGCGTGCATAA